In Desulfosediminicola ganghwensis, a single window of DNA contains:
- a CDS encoding epoxide hydrolase family protein translates to MMKPFTIDIPQETLDNIRKKVADYSWHEMPDEAGWDYGTNLGYMKELCSYWLEEYDWKKQEAAINQFSHFKAPVDGIDMHFIVEKGSGDNPTPLLISHGWPGSFVESVEIIERLAHPERFGGDVADAFDVIVPSLPGFGFSGRPPRPYGPRKIAAVLNSLMVDVLGYQNYVAHGADWGSAISSWLGYDHGAHCDGIHICFPTMRHIDGPQTPEEEAWAHECETSPRVVLQDGYRTQQATKPQTLSYAMMDSPVGVAAWIVEKFHAWSDLENDDVESAHSKDGMLTNIMVYLATRSFNTSTWIYYGRREEGGRILGTKERPRVEVPTAAAMFPAESFPWPPRSYAERLYNITRWTKMPRGGHFSSLEEPELLLNDIVLFARTLR, encoded by the coding sequence ATGATGAAGCCATTTACCATAGATATTCCACAAGAGACCCTGGACAATATCAGAAAAAAAGTCGCCGACTACTCCTGGCACGAAATGCCGGATGAGGCTGGTTGGGATTATGGCACCAATCTGGGTTATATGAAAGAGCTGTGTTCTTATTGGCTTGAAGAGTATGACTGGAAAAAACAGGAAGCAGCGATAAACCAATTCTCCCATTTCAAAGCTCCTGTTGACGGCATCGATATGCACTTCATCGTCGAGAAAGGTAGTGGCGATAACCCTACCCCGCTGCTTATCAGCCATGGCTGGCCGGGATCGTTTGTTGAAAGTGTCGAGATTATCGAGCGTCTTGCCCACCCGGAGCGTTTCGGTGGCGATGTCGCAGACGCCTTTGATGTCATCGTTCCATCTCTGCCTGGTTTCGGCTTCTCCGGAAGGCCACCACGGCCTTATGGGCCGCGCAAAATTGCTGCTGTACTCAACAGCCTGATGGTTGATGTGCTTGGCTACCAGAACTATGTTGCCCACGGCGCTGACTGGGGTTCCGCGATCTCCAGCTGGCTCGGTTACGATCATGGTGCACACTGCGATGGTATCCATATCTGTTTTCCGACCATGCGTCACATTGACGGCCCTCAGACGCCGGAAGAAGAAGCGTGGGCGCACGAGTGTGAAACCAGCCCGCGCGTTGTTTTACAGGATGGTTACCGCACCCAGCAGGCCACCAAGCCACAGACCCTCAGCTACGCCATGATGGATAGTCCTGTCGGTGTTGCCGCCTGGATTGTTGAGAAATTTCACGCCTGGTCAGATCTTGAAAACGACGATGTGGAAAGTGCCCATTCCAAAGACGGTATGCTCACCAATATCATGGTGTATCTGGCGACCAGAAGTTTTAACACCTCCACCTGGATTTACTATGGCCGACGCGAGGAAGGTGGCCGTATTCTTGGCACCAAAGAGCGTCCTCGTGTTGAAGTTCCAACTGCTGCAGCGATGTTTCCTGCTGAGAGCTTTCCATGGCCGCCACGCTCCTACGCCGAGCGTCTTTACAATATTACCAGATGGACCAAGATGCCTAGAGGTGGGCACTTCTCTTCCCTTGAAGAGCCAGAGTTGCTTTTAAACGACATAGTTTTATTCGCCCGGACTTTACGCTAA
- a CDS encoding sodium/glutamate symporter, giving the protein MSATFYPYVGAFIWISILLVLGAFLRAKIPFLQKGLIPSALIGGIIGFILMNTGLIGMPTAEGWITIVPSVFGVLVFHLFAFGFVGIGLMQQSKSTTSDEGTSWLRSGALWMALIYCLVYAIQSLTGKTVFELYRLVVGGDFFTGFGYLIGSGFSQSPGAAHAFGTIWEGEYGIVGASSVGLAFGAMGFLCAICFGIPLANRGIKNGWISEKTAATLPESLRKGMMGKGESENCANTTTHPANIDNFAFHIAVMAALYAVGYMFALAWSVNFPPGVSGLGFGLLYTWSMIAGIITRKTLDKIGNIHILDPATTRRITSSTIDYMICAVFLGISMSDIQAILVPFIITVIVAGSLTYLAIMYFARRMPEYGFERGLAILGCYTGTVASGMLLLRIVDPEFKSPAAVELAIMNVFILPIIQIVYLNLPFVPSEGSMMLPIFVAYLILMPIALYTLRFVKQRIW; this is encoded by the coding sequence GGTGCGTTTATCTGGATCAGTATTCTGCTAGTTTTAGGTGCCTTTTTACGTGCCAAAATCCCTTTCCTGCAAAAAGGGCTCATCCCATCAGCGCTGATTGGCGGTATCATCGGTTTCATCCTGATGAACACAGGACTCATCGGTATGCCTACTGCAGAAGGCTGGATAACTATCGTTCCTTCCGTCTTCGGCGTTCTTGTTTTCCATCTCTTTGCCTTTGGTTTTGTCGGTATTGGCCTTATGCAGCAGAGTAAATCCACTACCAGTGATGAAGGTACGAGTTGGCTACGTAGCGGTGCTCTGTGGATGGCACTCATCTACTGCCTGGTATACGCAATTCAGTCCCTTACCGGTAAAACTGTATTCGAACTGTACAGGCTGGTTGTTGGTGGAGATTTCTTTACAGGGTTCGGTTACCTCATCGGCTCCGGATTTTCCCAGTCCCCTGGCGCTGCTCACGCCTTCGGTACCATCTGGGAAGGTGAGTACGGTATAGTAGGTGCCAGCAGTGTTGGTCTCGCCTTCGGCGCCATGGGCTTTCTCTGCGCTATCTGTTTTGGTATTCCACTTGCCAACCGCGGTATCAAAAACGGCTGGATTTCTGAAAAAACTGCTGCCACCCTTCCTGAATCCCTGCGTAAAGGTATGATGGGCAAAGGCGAGTCTGAAAATTGTGCCAACACAACCACGCACCCTGCGAATATTGATAACTTCGCCTTTCATATTGCAGTAATGGCAGCTCTCTATGCTGTTGGTTACATGTTTGCCCTTGCATGGTCAGTCAATTTTCCACCGGGAGTCAGTGGCCTTGGCTTTGGGCTGCTCTACACCTGGTCGATGATCGCTGGTATCATCACCCGTAAGACGCTGGATAAAATCGGCAACATTCATATCCTCGACCCGGCTACCACCCGTCGTATTACCAGCTCCACTATCGATTATATGATTTGTGCCGTATTTCTGGGTATCTCGATGAGTGATATTCAGGCGATCCTGGTGCCATTCATCATCACTGTCATAGTTGCCGGTTCCCTGACCTACCTCGCCATCATGTACTTTGCCCGCCGTATGCCGGAATATGGCTTTGAGCGTGGCCTGGCGATACTTGGTTGCTACACCGGCACCGTCGCCTCGGGTATGCTGCTTCTTCGTATTGTTGATCCTGAGTTCAAATCCCCTGCTGCAGTTGAACTCGCGATTATGAATGTTTTCATTCTGCCTATCATTCAGATAGTCTACCTGAACCTTCCTTTTGTTCCATCAGAGGGTTCAATGATGCTGCCGATATTTGTTGCCTACCTGATTTTGATGCCGATTGCGCTCTACACCCTGCGCTTCGTCAAACAACGTATCTGGTAA